TCTTGCGGCTATACCTCCGGGCAAGATGGTAGCGGCTCTTCAACCATCTGGCCATTTTCTATTCATTACCACTCGAAAAGAGGGATGTCCAGAAAAATCCCCGCAACTCCCTTTCAGGAAGGACGGGCAAAATGCTTTCTTGCGGGAATTTACCGATTACGTGCAGGAAGTGTCACGGCGCCGAAACGGGGTTGAGTGTAGGGAGAGGGGCCGCCCCGGGAAGTCAGGTGAGGGCCTCGCCTATTAAAAGAACTACCGCAAGTTATCGATAAAACGGGCCGGGACCGCAGGTCTCATCCTTTTCCAGCTTCCCTGTGCAGGGTGGCGTGGACCTTCTTTAGTTCCTCGCGGATCGGGATCTGCTGAGGACACTTCTCCTCGCACTCCCCGCACTCGCTGCACGCCGACGCTTTCTGCTCCGGCGACATGAACTCGTTATATACCATCGCTCCTGTCGGATCCTTGAAGGTGACCACGTCATTATAGAAGGAGAAGTTCATGGGGATATTGACCCCCGAAGGGCACGGCATGCAGTAGGCACAACCTGTGCAGTCGACTTTGAGGAGGGTGCGGTAGGTCTTGTGCGCCTCGTCGATAAGGGCCAGGTCTTCATCGGAGAGGGAACCGGCTCCGCCGCCTTCTGCAAACCCGATGTTCTCTCGGACCTGATCAAGACTGCTCATGCCGGAAAGGACCGTCGCGACCTCGGGATGGTTCCATACCCAGCGGAGTCCCCATTCCGCAGGCTGTCTTTTCGTGCGTGACGATTCAAGAAGACGGAGCACTTCGGCGGGCACCTTCGCGAGCTTCCCTCCCCTGAGAGGCTCCATGACCACCACCCCAAAACCCTTTGACGCGGCGTATCTGAGCCCTTCCGTCCCCGCCTGGTATCGCTCATCCAGGTAGTTGTACTGTATCTGGCATACATCCCAGTCATACGCATCCGCTATGTCCTTGAAGATGGCAAGCGTGTCGTGGAACGAGAAACCCACTTGTCTGACCCGGCCGTCCAACTTGGCTTGGTCCAGGAAAGTGAGTACGCCTTGGTCTTTTGACTTATGCCAGGTCTGTGCGTTGAGTCCGTGGAGCAGATAGACATCGAGATGGTCGGTTTGGAGCCTCTTGAGCTGCTCACCGAGTATCCTGTCGAAATCATCCCGTTCCTTTAAGAGGAATACGGGCAGTTTCGTGGCGATGAGAACGCGGTCGCGGTAAGGCTTCAGGAGTTTCCCCAGCACGGCCTCGCTCTTTCCGCCATGGTAAACGTAAGCGGTATCGAAATAGTTGACACCGTGGTCGATGGCGTATTCGATCATTCTCGCCGTCTCCTCCTGGTCGATGGATCGCACCGGGTCGAAGGAGTCAGTCGGTGCCTGCGTCCCTCCTACCAGTGGAAGGCGCATGGCGCCGAAGCCGAGGATTGAAACGGGGATCTCTTTCAGGGGCCTGTAAAGCATTGTGAACCTCCCGTGTGATACTAGTCTATAATGCTATTTTACACGCCTGGCAATGCCATGGGTAGTCAAAATAATCCTTCGCGTCAATGGCCACCGTGACACTGGCCATTGCAACCAAAACGCAGATAAAGGCCAAATGCCTTCTTGCGGGAATCTACCGATTACGTGCAGAAAGCGCTATGTGGCAAAAGAAGGGTTGGGTATGGACTTCAGGAAGTAAGGCAGCGCACCTTTTTTGTGGGCGGGCAGCCTTGGTCGATCTCACTTCACGGGGCGGGAGGGCTTTATCCTCCTGCGCCTTGTCAGCACTGTTGGGAGCCGCTTGGTGAGGAGGAATGGTCCGAAGGACAGCCACCTGTGTGTGAGGAGCTTTGCGACAAGTTGGTGGCTGAGTGCTCGACGAACCTTTTTAGCGGGTAAGGTTGCGCAGCCGAAGCAGGGAGGCTAAAGCCCTCCCACCCCGTGCCCCCGTGACGGCGAGAGAGTGTTTCAAATGCTACTATTTCCTTGCCATTCCGACCACTTCCTCGCAGGGGATCACGATTTTATTGTCCCCCGTGCGGAAACGCTCGACTGTCTCCATGACCGTGTTCCGTATTCGTGCCGCAGTTTCCTCCGGGATGTTTTTGAGGAGCATCTGGAGGCGGCCGCTTATTCCCACCACTCCTTTCCAGTATTCGCTGGCGCTTTTAACCTCGAAAACAACGTTGTGCCTGAAAGCCTGAATTTGTTGAAAGCCGGCATACAGGACCACATCGAAAGAGTCATCAGGAAAGGGCAACGCTTCCGCATCGCCCTCCCGGAAGTCGACATTCGCGAACGCCTTTGCTTGTGCCTTACTTCTCGCCAGGGCGACCATTCCAGGCGCGAGGTCTACCCCTGTGACCGTTCCGCCCGGCGCGACCATGGGCGCTGCCATAAGTGAAGGGATGCCCGGCCCGCAGGCGACGTCGAGGACGACCTGGCCCGGAACGAGCCTGGCGTGTTGAAGAAGCGGCTGTGCGCAGGATTCGAATGTGGCGCTTCCGTATTTGTCGTAGTCCGGCGCGGTCATGCTGTACACCTGACGCTCTATATTTTTGTACTGAAGCGGATCGAATGGGGTCATGGCTTTACCTCCTTTTTCTACAATATATAAGGAGGAGCGATGCAACACAATCGCCCGAACGGGTGATATCGCGATATTTAGACGAGTTTATGGGAAGCCGCCCAGACCGCCGCCCGGGTCCGGTCGGTGACACCTAGTTTCGAGAAGATATTCCGGACGTGAGTCTTTACCGTATCGGGACTGATAGAGAGGATACCGGCTATTTGTTTATTGGAGAAGCCCTGCGCCATAAGCCGGACGATCTCTTTCTCTCGAAGGGTGAGGGCGCCCTCATGGGCCTCCGCCGGTCTTTGCCCGCTACGGGCCATCCCCGCCGAATTCAATTCTTTCAATGTCTTTTCAAGAGATTGGATGTATCTCCTCGATTCCTTCTCGCCCTTCTTTCTGTCCGTGAGTGGTATAATGATTTCAAAGACATATTTTACCAAACCTCGCGCATCGAAGATCGGGTATGCCCTGACTTCGGCATATCGCCGCTCCTGATTGGGAAGGTCGAGCCACCTCTCCATCACGCAGGGCTTTCGCGTATCGGAAACGATCTTCAACAGGCAAACCGGGCAAGGAGCGCTTCTCCTGCGCCACACCTCGTAACAGGGCTTGCCGATCATCTCGTCGAGGGGACGATCGACCCCCTTTGCCATAATCTCGTTGGCCCAGAGGACCCGGTAGTCCTTATCGAGCAGGTTGACCGCGATATCTGGGGCGGTCTCGAAGACCGCCTTGAAGAGGTCCAATGAGGCATCAAAGGAGCGGCTCATAGTTCCATTGTCCCATCCTGCATCCGCACAGCCTCATGAGGCCCCCGAGGAGCACGTTACCGCGCCGCTCCCCGATCAAATAGAATCACTGCACGTCGGTTACCTTCACATATTCCAAAGAGAACCCGCTTATTCTATTCTCCAGTTTGGTCAAAAAAATGTCAATGATATTCAACAAAAGGCACAGCTACTTCACCCCCTCGCCGGGAATGTCTATTTTTCTGCTCCGGTAATGGCGTAGATACGTCTCGGACCTCTGGCCTCGGTGGGGATCTCTTTTACGAATCTCATGCCGAGCTTTTCGAGGACCTTAAGGGAGTTGACATTATCGGGATGGGCGAGGGCAAGGAGGCGCGGTAGGTGCAGCGTTCCGATGCCGCAGGATATCTGGGCAGAGCCTATCTCGACGCCATAGCCCCTGTGCCAGGAATCTTCCATAAACGCGGCGCCGATCTCGAAGTCTTCAGCCCCGAGATATTGACAGGGCAGTAACCCCGCGAAACCGATAAAACGGCCTGTCTCTTTTTCCTCCACGACGCCGATGCCCGTTGCCGATGGCCCGAAGGTGAAATTCCGTTCGATGAACCGCCGCGCATCGGCGGGATTCATGGGGGCGCCCTGAAAGAGCCACGCCATGACAGACGGCGAGGCGAGCATTCCTTGTAAGGCCGCCATATCGGTCTCTTCCAATCCCCTCAGCAGCAGCCTCTCCGTCTCTATGTTATGCATTCCGAACCCTCCCTTGCCGGAGCCCTGCGGGCTTCCCCATGCCGGTATTCTCTCACAGAGCGAGTGGTCTGTAAACTCACAATCCTCTCTATTCTAATTCACGGGGGGCGGGAAGAGCAAAGGGCTACCGGTTCAGCGCTTCACCGGCCATGGCGCCGGCAATATCTGAACCTCCATCCCTCCGGCTTCGCTCCCCTTGCCCTGCATCACGGCAAGGTGCTCATTGTCGTGCCGGCTTAAGTTCCTTTAGGAAGAAAATGAGGCCGCTCGCGAGCATGGTGAGAATCCCGAGGATGAGAATGCCGAAGCGGAAGCTTAAGAGGTCGCCCGAGAGCCCGAGCAGGTAAGGCGCCACACCCCAGCCGAATATTACGCCCACGCCGAATATGAAGCCCGTGGCGATGCTCCTCACGTGAAGCTCGAACATCCGGGAAATGGCGATCAGACCGGCGGGGAAAAATCCATAGATGAAGCTCGCCTGGAGAAAAAGGGCCGGGGCAATGAGACTGCTGCCGGCGAGACCGACCAGGATGGTGAAGGCGCCGGAGATGACGAGCATAGAGGCCATCACGGCCCGCACCGAAAAGCGGGTCACCAGGTAGCCCGAGCCGATGGCGACCACAAACCCCCCGAGTCGCGATATACCGAAAATAGTATTTGCATATTGAATGTCGAGGTGAAGCTCCTTCGTGAGATAGAGGGGCAGGACGGAATAGATGCCAAGGCTCGTGGATGCCGCGAACACCCATACCACGCTTAGAAGCCACAGGGACCTCCTCGTGATGAACTCCCCGAAGGCGGCCCGCGTGATGCGACTTACCTTGAGCTCGTCGAAGAGAAAGGCGAACGCTGCGGCTGCGATGACAAAGACAAGGGCGACTACGCCGAATATCCCCCTCCATTGAAAGAAGTGGAGGAGCCCCATCGCAATGAGAGGCGCCCCGAACACGCCTATCGAAGCGCTGGAGTCATGGATGGCGATGGCCTTTCCCCAGATCTTTTCGTTGTAGAGGCGCGTGATGAGGGGGATGACCGCCGGGATGTAGACCCCGGTAGCCAGGCCCATAATAAAAGAATAGAAATAGAGGGTCGAAAAGGCGGAGGAAAAAGGGATCAGGAAAAAGACGGCGGCCGAAACCATAAGAGAGATTACGATGGAGCGTTTATACCCGAGAAGGCCGGACCAAAGCCCCGAGGAGAAGATGGATATCCCGTAACCCACGGACTGAAAGATGAAAATGCTGCTCGCCTTCGCATGAGTGATATGGAACTCGTCCTCGATAAGGGGCAGGACGGGAGAGAAAAGGGTCCTCCCCACAAAATTGAGAAACCATAAAAAGCTCAGGAAGAGGAGGAAGAGAAAAGCCCTCCCCTTAAGAGAGTCGAATCGCTCCACTTGAACACAATACCTGCAAAAAAAGGAAAACACAATAGGGAAGAACGGTTATACTCCATCTGTGAAAGGGGGGCCCGAGGTCCGCGGTATGAATCGGCGAAATCCCTTATTTCCGGAACGACGATGTCGCCCCTTTCCCGGGGGCAGTCCTTTTCCCCATCCCCCGGCCCACACGTTTATCCCAATGATTTCGTGGACAAAATCTGCCCATTTTTCTTTCACGGGTCGGCCCAAACTTATTGACAGGGAATTTCATCTGGGGTACAGTATTTCAAAATAGTTCATTTAATGCGACACAACCCGGAAGGAAAAACGCGAATGCGGGGCTGGACGTCAGACAGTCTGAAGGGCAAAAATGAAGGCCCCAGGTCCCCTGGGGACGGGGGATACAAAAGAGGCCTTAGTTGCGTCACAATGCTCTTACGCGAGTGGAGGGCATGGGTCCCTTAAATGACCATATATCATTTCATTGAGGTTAACCGATTATGACTGAAATCAAGTTTTACGGCAGAGGGGGACAGGGAGCGGTTATCGCTGCCCAGA
This sequence is a window from Syntrophorhabdaceae bacterium. Protein-coding genes within it:
- a CDS encoding aldo/keto reductase; the protein is MLYRPLKEIPVSILGFGAMRLPLVGGTQAPTDSFDPVRSIDQEETARMIEYAIDHGVNYFDTAYVYHGGKSEAVLGKLLKPYRDRVLIATKLPVFLLKERDDFDRILGEQLKRLQTDHLDVYLLHGLNAQTWHKSKDQGVLTFLDQAKLDGRVRQVGFSFHDTLAIFKDIADAYDWDVCQIQYNYLDERYQAGTEGLRYAASKGFGVVVMEPLRGGKLAKVPAEVLRLLESSRTKRQPAEWGLRWVWNHPEVATVLSGMSSLDQVRENIGFAEGGGAGSLSDEDLALIDEAHKTYRTLLKVDCTGCAYCMPCPSGVNIPMNFSFYNDVVTFKDPTGAMVYNEFMSPEQKASACSECGECEEKCPQQIPIREELKKVHATLHREAGKG
- a CDS encoding class I SAM-dependent methyltransferase, with the protein product MTPFDPLQYKNIERQVYSMTAPDYDKYGSATFESCAQPLLQHARLVPGQVVLDVACGPGIPSLMAAPMVAPGGTVTGVDLAPGMVALARSKAQAKAFANVDFREGDAEALPFPDDSFDVVLYAGFQQIQAFRHNVVFEVKSASEYWKGVVGISGRLQMLLKNIPEETAARIRNTVMETVERFRTGDNKIVIPCEEVVGMARK
- a CDS encoding LuxR C-terminal-related transcriptional regulator; this translates as MSRSFDASLDLFKAVFETAPDIAVNLLDKDYRVLWANEIMAKGVDRPLDEMIGKPCYEVWRRRSAPCPVCLLKIVSDTRKPCVMERWLDLPNQERRYAEVRAYPIFDARGLVKYVFEIIIPLTDRKKGEKESRRYIQSLEKTLKELNSAGMARSGQRPAEAHEGALTLREKEIVRLMAQGFSNKQIAGILSISPDTVKTHVRNIFSKLGVTDRTRAAVWAASHKLV
- a CDS encoding GNAT family N-acetyltransferase: MHNIETERLLLRGLEETDMAALQGMLASPSVMAWLFQGAPMNPADARRFIERNFTFGPSATGIGVVEEKETGRFIGFAGLLPCQYLGAEDFEIGAAFMEDSWHRGYGVEIGSAQISCGIGTLHLPRLLALAHPDNVNSLKVLEKLGMRFVKEIPTEARGPRRIYAITGAEK
- a CDS encoding MFS transporter, translating into MERFDSLKGRAFLFLLFLSFLWFLNFVGRTLFSPVLPLIEDEFHITHAKASSIFIFQSVGYGISIFSSGLWSGLLGYKRSIVISLMVSAAVFFLIPFSSAFSTLYFYSFIMGLATGVYIPAVIPLITRLYNEKIWGKAIAIHDSSASIGVFGAPLIAMGLLHFFQWRGIFGVVALVFVIAAAAFAFLFDELKVSRITRAAFGEFITRRSLWLLSVVWVFAASTSLGIYSVLPLYLTKELHLDIQYANTIFGISRLGGFVVAIGSGYLVTRFSVRAVMASMLVISGAFTILVGLAGSSLIAPALFLQASFIYGFFPAGLIAISRMFELHVRSIATGFIFGVGVIFGWGVAPYLLGLSGDLLSFRFGILILGILTMLASGLIFFLKELKPARQ